A stretch of Candidatus Melainabacteria bacterium RIFOXYA2_FULL_32_9 DNA encodes these proteins:
- a CDS encoding glycosyl transferase produces MSLAPIALFVYNRLEHLEKTINALQNNILALDSELYIFSDGAKDEKSSEQVNKIRKYIKTISEFKKIIVIEREKNLGLANSIISGVTEVINKYGKIIVLEDDMVTSRYFLKYMNEALEYYENEDRVISIHGYIYPVKKELPNTFFMKGADCWGWATWKRGWDLFEHDGKKLLQELENKKLTYEFDFNGSYIYIDILKAQVTGINSSWAIRWYASAFLKDRLTLYPGKSLVQNIGLDGIGTHCKITNVYDSNLADNRIKIDCISLKENKSARKQIEKYFRSISSNRKGFWHKIRNNIKRIIKNA; encoded by the coding sequence ATGAGTTTAGCACCAATAGCTTTATTCGTATATAACAGGCTTGAACATTTAGAAAAAACTATTAATGCTTTACAGAACAACATTTTAGCATTAGATAGTGAACTTTATATATTTTCTGATGGTGCTAAGGATGAAAAATCATCAGAACAAGTCAATAAAATAAGAAAATACATTAAAACTATATCTGAATTTAAGAAAATTATAGTCATAGAAAGAGAAAAAAACCTGGGTTTAGCAAATTCCATAATCTCTGGGGTTACGGAAGTAATTAATAAGTATGGAAAAATCATTGTTTTAGAAGATGATATGGTGACTTCAAGATATTTTCTTAAATATATGAATGAAGCTCTTGAGTATTATGAAAATGAGGATAGAGTTATAAGTATTCACGGTTATATATATCCGGTTAAAAAAGAACTTCCTAACACTTTTTTCATGAAGGGAGCTGATTGCTGGGGATGGGCAACCTGGAAAAGAGGTTGGGACTTATTTGAACATGATGGAAAAAAGTTATTGCAGGAATTAGAAAACAAAAAACTAACTTATGAGTTTGACTTTAATGGATCATATATTTATATTGATATCCTAAAAGCTCAAGTAACAGGAATAAATAGTTCATGGGCAATAAGATGGTATGCTTCTGCTTTTTTAAAAGACAGATTAACTCTTTATCCAGGAAAATCTTTAGTTCAAAATATTGGCTTAGATGGCATTGGAACCCACTGCAAAATAACTAATGTTTATGACAGCAATTTGGCTGATAATAGGATAAAAATAGATTGTATTTCTTTAAAAGAAAATAAATCTGCCAGAAAACAGATAGAAAAATACTTTAGATCAATTAGCTCAAATAGAAAAGGCTTTTGGCATAAAATAAGAAATAACATAAAAAGGATTATAAAAAATGCTTAA
- a CDS encoding methyltransferase, TIGR04325 family, producing MLKRLFEKDKNTKYGFWGNYSNWQEAQEHSLGYDSAEILEKVKSSLLKVKNGEAIFERDSVLFNKTEYSWGLLGGLLYAALNSDNKLRILDFGGSLGSHYFQNKNLLTNLNEIKWCIVEQKHFVDCGKEHFEDDILKFYYDIDTCIKEQSPNVIIFSSVLQYLENPYELLESVIDKGIKFIIFDRTSFTLKNKDILTIQKVPPEVYNASYPAWFFNKRKFFDLFKEKYELIAEFDALAGQIEIRDKNTKILAQDKGFIFKRR from the coding sequence ATGCTTAAGCGGCTTTTTGAAAAAGATAAAAATACCAAATATGGTTTTTGGGGTAATTATAGCAACTGGCAAGAAGCTCAAGAGCATTCTTTAGGTTATGATTCTGCTGAGATTCTTGAAAAGGTCAAAAGCTCTCTTTTGAAAGTTAAAAATGGTGAAGCTATATTTGAAAGAGATTCTGTCTTATTTAACAAAACCGAGTATTCCTGGGGACTTTTAGGAGGTCTATTGTATGCTGCATTAAATAGTGACAATAAGCTTCGAATTTTAGACTTTGGGGGCTCTTTAGGTAGTCATTATTTTCAAAATAAGAACTTATTAACTAACTTGAATGAGATTAAATGGTGTATTGTTGAGCAAAAACACTTTGTGGATTGCGGAAAAGAGCACTTTGAGGATGATATATTAAAGTTTTACTATGATATTGATACTTGTATAAAAGAACAATCGCCAAACGTTATAATATTTTCAAGTGTCTTGCAATATCTTGAAAACCCTTATGAATTATTAGAAAGTGTTATAGATAAAGGAATTAAGTTTATAATTTTTGATAGAACATCATTTACTCTAAAAAATAAAGATATTCTTACAATTCAGAAGGTTCCGCCTGAAGTATATAATGCAAGCTATCCAGCATGGTTTTTTAATAAAAGGAAGTTCTTTGATCTATTTAAAGAGAAATATGAACTTATAGCTGAATTTGATGCATTAGCTGGGCAAATAGAAATTAGAGATAAAAATACAAAAATTCTAGCTCAGGATAAAGGTTTTATATTTAAGAGAAGGTAA